The DNA segment TAGACCTAATTTTATAAAACTAGCCGCATTATTTAAAGAGCTTGGAAAAAAATTCCCGCAAATAATTATTCATACAGGTCAACACTACGACTATGAAATGGATAGAATATTCTTTGATGAATTAAAAATACCTGACCCAGATTATCATCTCGGCGTCGGCTCCGGCACACACGGTTATCAAGTAGGGGAAATAGTGAAGAAAACCGAAGAAGTTTTGCTCAAAGAAAAACCTGATTTAGTTATAGTCTACGGCGACACTAATTCAACTTTAGGAGGGGCTTTAGCTTCATGTAAACTGGGTATTAGAACTGCACATGTAGAAGCCGGGTTAAGATGCTTCGACCGGGAGATGCCTGAAGAAATCAACCGCGTTCTAACAGACCACTGCTCTGATATATTATTCTGCCCCACTAAACTATCCGTTTTAAACTTGAAAAAAGAGGGGATAACTCGAAACGTTTTCAAAGTAGGGGATGTAATGGTGGACAGTATTCGAGAAAATCTGAAGATAGCTGAGAAAAAGTCAACTATACTAGACAACTTAAATTTGAAACCTAAATCCTATATCCTAGCTACTCTCCACCGAGCTGAAAACACTGATAAACCTGAACGTTTAAAAGAGATAATAGAAGCCTTTGAACAAATACCAGGGCTAGTCTTTGTATGTCATCCGCGCACACGTAAAATTCTTGAAAAAAACGGTTTTCTAGATAAACTCTCTGAGAAGATTTTAATCACACCTCCGGTTGGTTATTTTGACATGCTTAGACTGGAAAAAAACGCTGAGAAAATATTAACAGATTCAGGCGGCGTGCAGAAAGAAGCTTATCTTTTAAACGTTCCCTGCATCACTTTAAGGGAGAAAACCGAGTGGGTTGAAACAGTTCAAGCAGGTTGGAATATTTTAGTAGGAGCTAATAAGAATCTGATATTAGAGAGCGTTAAAAACTTTAACCCTGTTTTTGAAAGGAAAAAGGTATTTCAAGGTGGAGCCTCTAAAAAAATTCTTAGAATACTAGAAGAGTACCTCTCACCGTGAAATATTTTAAACCTGATTATACGCTTTTAAAATATTGTCTTCATATAACTCCCAGATTAAATTTTTAACCGCAAATCTTCTAATCTTCTCCCCTTTATCTTCAAGATATTCTCTTCGATCTCTAAGATCTTTTAAAGTCTCCTCTAAATCTTCAGCTCCAACAGCTATCCCTAAATCCCCTAATATTCTAGCCACATTAGTTAAACTTTTCACGTATAGTATGCAAAGCCCAGCGTGAGCATATTCGCTAAACTTATTAGCTAAAAAGTAATGGTGGTCTGTACAAGGCTCATAGTATAATAATCCTACAGTAAACTGTGTAAGATAATTTAAAAGCTCTCTATGCTCCATAAATTTTTGAACGGTAACATATTCGTTTAGCTTCGGGTTCTTATTAGTTATTAAAGTGAGTTTTCCATATTTTCCTGTTAAAAACAGTTTAACTAAGCGATCTATGTTCCTAAAATAAGCGCGATTAGGATAATCGTTACCTACATAAACATAGGTGACCCCTTCTTTCTTAGCTTTAAAATTAATATTATTAGACTCCTCTAAAGTAATATAATTAGGTAGTAAATACACGTGTTTCGAATATTTTTTATATAATTCTAGAATTGTTTCGTTAACTGTTAAAGTCGGAGTTTCAGTTATAATCTCCTTACACAACTCTGAGAATTTATTTAACCCTCTATGTTTAATATACCTTAGAATAGGGTTTTTATACGGGTGTTTAGGGGGATCTAACCAGTTTTCATGCGAGTCAAAAATGAATGGTACTTTCAGCTCACGGCATATCTCCGCCGCGTAAATATCATGGGCGTGAATAATATCCGGTTTAATTTTACTCATTAGTTTATCCACTTTATCTCTTATTTTATTCCAGAAAAACGGTAGGTGACCTGATATAACTAAATTGTTTAAACTGTTAGAATATCCTAAATCATAGAAACTGCATTCTAATCCGTTTTTTAAACAAGTATTCATTGCTTTCTGAATTCGACTGTCATACTCTAAACCTGTGTGACTTAAATGAAGTATTTTCAACTCTCTCTACCCGGATATAACGCTTATCAACCATTAAAGTTATTTAAAAATATAGGTTCTTTTTTATTTTAAAGCTCACTTTATATTTAAGATTGGTGCGGGGGATGGGATTTGAACCCATGAAGCTTTACTGGATTAACAAAACTGTTAATCTCTACACTCTGCAGGCTTCCACCTTGCACAGGATATCACACCCCGGTCTTCAGGGTCCTAAGTTTAGCCTCCTCGTAGAATTTTACTCGGATCCTGCCCCTTAGACCTGGCTCGGGAACCCCCGCTTCCCTAATATTCTTGGTTCTGAAACCTAATATAAATAATTACCTTATAAGTATTCTGTGAAATCTCTCTCAGTGTTACCTATCTCCGTGTCAACCACTTTATCAAATATTTTAAAAGCGCCGGTGTCCCCATTCCATGTTTTAAGTTTCTCTCCATATAAATAGTTAAACTGTTTAACAAGGCTTTTAGCTAATCCATAAAGTTTTCTATCACTCTCAGCTTTATCCGCCACAACACCTATCGCTATCTTATCACCTGTTTCAACAATAATTTTTATATGTTTTTCACCTTCTAATCGCATCTCTTTAATATAGTCATCAGCGACGTTTGTTACAATAGTGCTAACAGCTGATATGAAACCGCTTAAAATATTATATTTGTCTTCATCACTGAAACACTCCGCATTTATGCCACTTGTTGGTAAACTGTAAATTTTAGAGAAAAGGCATACCCCGTCTATTCTCTGAATAACAAAAACACAGTAAATCATTAGATTCATAAAGATCTTCCTTCACAGCTCGCTCCCACTAATTCAACCTTATTAGTTTACAAACAATGCTTTTAAATCTTAGTGTAACCAATCATTAACTGGTATATTATTATGAGGCGGAGATGTGGATATGACTTTAGCATTCCTCGTGTTTTATAAGATTAGAGCTTTATCAAACCAAGAGAAGGAGGATGCTAAAAGAGAATGGGAAGATTTTAAAGCGAAGCTACCGAGCGATATGCGTATTATAGGAGAATACGAGCACGCTTGGGGATCAGATTACAACGGTGTATTCATATTAGA comes from the Candidatus Odinarchaeum yellowstonii genome and includes:
- a CDS encoding glycosyltransferase, encoding MKILHLSHTGLEYDSRIQKAMNTCLKNGLECSFYDLGYSNSLNNLVISGHLPFFWNKIRDKVDKLMSKIKPDIIHAHDIYAAEICRELKVPFIFDSHENWLDPPKHPYKNPILRYIKHRGLNKFSELCKEIITETPTLTVNETILELYKKYSKHVYLLPNYITLEESNNINFKAKKEGVTYVYVGNDYPNRAYFRNIDRLVKLFLTGKYGKLTLITNKNPKLNEYVTVQKFMEHRELLNYLTQFTVGLLYYEPCTDHHYFLANKFSEYAHAGLCILYVKSLTNVARILGDLGIAVGAEDLEETLKDLRDRREYLEDKGEKIRRFAVKNLIWELYEDNILKAYNQV
- the wecB gene encoding UDP-N-acetylglucosamine 2-epimerase (non-hydrolyzing) — protein: MKISSVVGARPNFIKLAALFKELGKKFPQIIIHTGQHYDYEMDRIFFDELKIPDPDYHLGVGSGTHGYQVGEIVKKTEEVLLKEKPDLVIVYGDTNSTLGGALASCKLGIRTAHVEAGLRCFDREMPEEINRVLTDHCSDILFCPTKLSVLNLKKEGITRNVFKVGDVMVDSIRENLKIAEKKSTILDNLNLKPKSYILATLHRAENTDKPERLKEIIEAFEQIPGLVFVCHPRTRKILEKNGFLDKLSEKILITPPVGYFDMLRLEKNAEKILTDSGGVQKEAYLLNVPCITLREKTEWVETVQAGWNILVGANKNLILESVKNFNPVFERKKVFQGGASKKILRILEEYLSP